In the genome of Coraliomargarita algicola, one region contains:
- a CDS encoding DEAD/DEAH box helicase — protein sequence MYTLRSYQQKAVNSTLQYFRKQRHPAVIVLPTGAGKSLVIAELAKIAKGRVLVLAHVKELVEQNHLKYESYGLQAGIYSAGLNQKDHSQKVIFGSIQSVAKAKDTFFSDFTLLVIDECHRVSMEPESQYAKVIQQLKRNNPRICILGLTATPYRLGHGWIYNYALRGEIKTQELRFFKHCIYELPLEYMIRNKFLTPPVKVDIPVTSYDFSELTETGQSYTMAQLEEVLQRQRRLTPLIIKNIIDITERDQRQGVMIFSSTVKHAQEIMDHLPAGQARLVVGTTELSERDQIVDDFKRKAFKYLVNVSVLTTGFDAAHVDVIAILRPTESISLYQQIIGRGLRLETGKKDCLVLDYTGMGHSIFSPEIGDKKPASESVPVQIPCPECGFVNDFWGIVDEAGNVLEHFGRKCRGGKLNPHSYEFTPCGYRFRFKICEQCGAQNDITARDCSTCGSVLIDPDVKLKEAKLSKDAHVLTPDSIEMLERVDKKGTPYLQVKYYDYDANFVAEIHYLSNPNSLKKFSINFLRSHLRKPESKLNIRSVSEVVQIQSQLRMPAFVIARKQGKFWKITEKIFSEEL from the coding sequence ATGTATACTCTCAGATCATACCAACAGAAAGCGGTCAACAGCACCCTTCAATACTTCAGGAAGCAGCGTCATCCTGCCGTCATCGTGCTGCCGACCGGGGCTGGCAAAAGTTTAGTCATCGCAGAGTTAGCTAAAATTGCTAAAGGCAGAGTCTTAGTGCTCGCCCATGTTAAAGAGCTGGTGGAGCAAAACCATTTGAAGTATGAAAGCTATGGCCTGCAGGCGGGCATCTATTCCGCGGGCTTAAATCAAAAGGACCACTCTCAAAAGGTCATATTCGGCAGTATTCAGTCTGTAGCCAAAGCAAAAGATACTTTTTTTAGCGATTTCACACTATTGGTCATCGACGAGTGCCACCGCGTAAGCATGGAGCCAGAAAGCCAATACGCAAAAGTCATCCAACAGCTCAAGCGAAACAATCCCCGTATCTGTATTCTGGGGTTAACCGCCACTCCCTATCGCTTAGGACACGGCTGGATCTATAACTACGCACTCCGCGGGGAAATTAAAACGCAAGAACTTCGCTTCTTTAAGCACTGTATCTACGAGCTACCGCTGGAGTATATGATCCGAAACAAATTTCTGACGCCCCCGGTGAAAGTCGACATTCCTGTCACTTCGTATGACTTCTCCGAACTCACCGAAACAGGCCAAAGCTATACCATGGCTCAACTCGAAGAAGTGCTACAACGCCAGAGACGGCTCACCCCACTGATCATAAAGAACATCATCGACATTACCGAGCGCGACCAGCGCCAAGGCGTCATGATTTTCAGCTCCACAGTGAAACACGCACAGGAGATTATGGACCACCTGCCCGCGGGGCAGGCCAGATTGGTAGTCGGCACCACCGAACTCAGCGAACGCGATCAAATCGTGGATGATTTCAAACGAAAAGCGTTTAAATACTTAGTCAATGTATCCGTGTTAACGACTGGTTTCGATGCCGCTCATGTCGATGTGATCGCGATTCTACGCCCTACAGAATCAATCAGCTTGTATCAACAAATCATCGGGCGCGGCCTGCGATTGGAAACCGGCAAAAAGGATTGCTTGGTCTTAGATTACACGGGAATGGGACATAGCATCTTTAGTCCAGAAATTGGAGACAAGAAGCCCGCATCCGAGTCAGTTCCGGTGCAAATCCCCTGCCCCGAATGCGGCTTTGTAAATGATTTCTGGGGCATCGTCGACGAAGCGGGGAATGTGCTGGAGCACTTTGGACGCAAGTGTCGCGGAGGAAAGTTGAACCCACACAGCTACGAATTCACCCCTTGCGGCTATCGTTTCCGCTTTAAAATTTGCGAACAATGCGGCGCACAAAATGACATCACCGCCCGCGATTGTAGCACCTGTGGCAGCGTGCTAATCGATCCTGACGTAAAACTCAAAGAAGCGAAACTCTCTAAAGACGCTCACGTGCTCACACCCGACTCGATTGAAATGTTAGAGCGCGTCGACAAAAAAGGGACTCCATATCTTCAGGTAAAATACTACGATTACGACGCCAACTTCGTTGCTGAAATACACTACCTCAGTAATCCAAACAGTCTGAAGAAATTTAGTATCAACTTCTTAAGATCGCATCTGCGAAAGCCGGAATCGAAGCTTAACATCCGCTCCGTCAGCGAAGTCGTACAAATACAATCCCAGTTGAGAATGCCAGCCTTCGTAATCGCCCGTAAACAGGGCAAATTCTGGAAGATTACAGAAAAGATCTTCAGCGAAGAGCTCTAG
- a CDS encoding ion transporter: MSEPTAQTTHQGWIFRKIVDSQLFSSFIIVVIVFAGILVGIETFPSIVDRHNKLLHFLDNVVLAIFTLEVILKMAAEKRQPWRYFKDGWNIFDFSIVAVCFLPLGGSYVAVLRLFRLLRVFRLISVIPKLQLLVTALLRSLPSMFYVCLLLFLLFYVYAVIGVMLFSGNDPIHFGNLWSSFLSLFRIVTLEDWTDVMYLQMYGSDVYQGYNQALNGLEFTPKAMPIIGAFYFVSFVTIGTMIMLNLVIGVIINGMDEAQKEIADRNLHDMLTHENSYDQTREQKITRLKQQLDKVSKELSDLI, translated from the coding sequence ATGAGCGAACCTACTGCACAAACCACCCACCAAGGTTGGATCTTCCGAAAGATCGTCGATTCGCAGCTATTCTCATCCTTCATAATTGTTGTGATTGTTTTCGCGGGGATCTTAGTCGGCATAGAGACCTTTCCCTCCATTGTAGACCGCCACAACAAACTGCTGCATTTTTTAGACAATGTCGTATTGGCAATCTTCACATTAGAAGTCATTCTGAAGATGGCCGCCGAAAAAAGGCAGCCTTGGCGCTACTTTAAAGATGGCTGGAATATCTTCGACTTCAGCATCGTAGCTGTCTGCTTTCTCCCACTCGGAGGCAGCTATGTCGCAGTGCTGCGCCTCTTCCGACTACTTCGAGTCTTTCGTCTCATTTCAGTCATTCCGAAGCTGCAGCTTCTAGTCACCGCGCTACTTCGCAGCTTACCATCCATGTTCTATGTCTGCCTGTTGCTCTTTTTACTTTTTTACGTCTATGCGGTGATAGGTGTCATGCTCTTCAGTGGTAATGATCCAATTCACTTCGGTAACCTCTGGAGCTCCTTTCTATCACTCTTTCGTATCGTCACACTGGAGGACTGGACGGATGTAATGTATCTGCAGATGTATGGCTCGGACGTCTACCAAGGCTACAATCAAGCCCTGAACGGCCTAGAATTCACCCCTAAAGCAATGCCCATAATCGGAGCCTTCTACTTCGTATCTTTCGTCACCATCGGCACGATGATCATGCTCAACCTCGTGATCGGCGTCATCATCAACGGCATGGATGAAGCTCAGAAAGAAATCGCCGATCGCAACCTACACGACATGCTCACACACGAAAACTCGTACGACCAAACACGTGAACAGAAAATAACCCGCCTAAAACAACAACTAGATAAGGTATCGAAAGAGCTCTCGGACCTCATTTAG
- a CDS encoding DUF4038 domain-containing protein has protein sequence MARSSATSQFGSKISADLWGESFFWMADTAWELLHRLDYAESVHYLKTRRDQGFNVVQTVILAELDGLQVPNCNGDLPLYELDPRQPNEAYFQHVDRVVEYANELGIQVALLPTWGDKFNLKWGGGPEIFNIDNSEAFGHFLGQRYKEASVVWVLGGDRIPETPEHTAIIEAMVQGLQAGDGGRHLMTYHPYGGQSSSNFFHDADWLDFNMHQSGHHQKAYPNFKATLADVQREPAKPALDGEPCYEDIAIAFKKQNGYFDAFDIRRAAYWSVLAGALGHTYGHHSIWQMWTPEIPGAIQPRTPWSEALFYPGAYEMGYMKAFFCALPWTELRPTESILIEGPKEGPDTIRVAASLDGNIVVAYTPFGAHFSLKLSEVPSVGYWFNPRNATRIPLAKLPAMSGIHRFRPPADIAEGNDWVLVIQS, from the coding sequence ATTGCGCGCTCCTCTGCTACAAGTCAGTTCGGATCAAAGATATCTGCAGACCTCTGGGGGGAATCATTTTTTTGGATGGCCGATACGGCTTGGGAACTCTTACACCGATTGGATTATGCGGAGTCCGTGCATTATTTGAAAACTCGCCGTGACCAAGGGTTTAACGTGGTGCAAACTGTCATTTTAGCTGAATTAGACGGTTTGCAGGTGCCTAATTGCAACGGGGACTTACCGCTTTACGAGCTGGATCCCCGCCAGCCGAACGAGGCGTATTTTCAACATGTGGATCGTGTGGTAGAATATGCGAACGAATTAGGGATACAGGTCGCCTTGCTGCCCACTTGGGGCGATAAATTTAATTTGAAGTGGGGCGGTGGGCCGGAAATTTTTAATATCGATAATTCGGAAGCTTTTGGTCATTTTCTTGGCCAGCGCTATAAAGAAGCCTCTGTGGTATGGGTGCTCGGCGGTGATCGTATTCCGGAAACTCCTGAACATACCGCTATTATTGAAGCGATGGTCCAAGGTTTACAAGCGGGCGATGGCGGCCGGCATTTAATGACATATCATCCATATGGAGGGCAGAGTTCCTCCAACTTTTTTCATGACGCCGACTGGCTTGATTTTAACATGCACCAAAGCGGGCACCACCAAAAAGCTTATCCCAATTTCAAAGCCACGCTTGCAGATGTCCAGCGAGAACCAGCTAAGCCTGCCTTAGATGGCGAGCCTTGCTACGAAGATATTGCTATCGCATTTAAAAAGCAGAACGGTTATTTCGATGCATTTGATATACGTCGTGCAGCATATTGGTCAGTCCTCGCGGGCGCACTGGGCCATACATATGGGCATCATAGTATATGGCAAATGTGGACGCCTGAAATTCCTGGTGCGATACAGCCTCGAACCCCTTGGTCCGAAGCTTTATTTTATCCGGGAGCCTATGAGATGGGATACATGAAGGCTTTTTTCTGTGCTCTACCATGGACAGAGCTTAGACCCACAGAGTCCATACTAATCGAAGGACCTAAAGAAGGTCCGGATACGATCCGTGTCGCTGCAAGTTTGGATGGGAATATCGTCGTCGCTTACACTCCTTTTGGAGCACATTTCTCCCTTAAACTTTCAGAGGTCCCCAGCGTTGGCTACTGGTTCAATCCGCGTAACGCGACACGAATCCCATTGGCAAAGCTTCCTGCCATGAGTGGGATACATCGCTTTAGACCGCCAGCGGATATCGCAGAGGGAAACGATTGGGTGCTGGTTATTCAATCCTAG
- the hpt gene encoding hypoxanthine phosphoribosyltransferase: MNEQGLKKTLLSQEEISEIVTRLGSEITEHYKNSDKELIVIGLLRGSFVFMADLVREIKHPMITDFMTISSYGDGTESTGDVKIVMDLDESITDRDVLLVEDIIDTGNTFSKVIRLIEGRGPASLRICTLLSKPSRRQVEVDIDFCGIEIPDEFVCGYGLDFAQKFRNVPYIGIYEGPVD, encoded by the coding sequence ATGAATGAACAAGGACTAAAAAAGACACTGCTCTCTCAAGAAGAGATCTCCGAAATAGTGACACGACTGGGCAGTGAGATTACTGAACACTACAAAAACTCCGATAAGGAGCTAATCGTAATTGGCCTCCTCCGCGGCTCTTTCGTATTCATGGCCGATCTTGTGCGTGAAATTAAACACCCAATGATCACAGACTTTATGACTATCTCCAGTTATGGTGATGGCACTGAAAGCACCGGTGATGTTAAAATAGTGATGGACCTGGACGAATCCATCACTGATCGCGATGTACTGCTAGTAGAAGACATCATCGACACGGGCAACACCTTCAGTAAAGTAATCCGCCTGATCGAAGGCCGTGGCCCCGCATCCCTACGGATCTGCACCTTACTCAGCAAACCCTCTCGCAGACAGGTCGAAGTAGACATAGACTTTTGTGGCATAGAGATTCCAGACGAATTTGTCTGCGGCTACGGACTCGATTTCGCTCAAAAATTCCGGAACGTCCCCTACATCGGCATCTACGAAGGCCCCGTTGATTAA
- a CDS encoding transposase gives MRTRRLKVGGRDAVYHCMTRTVNGELLFKDREKEVLRKMIRQVADFCGVEVLTYCIMSNHFHVLVRVPNVDSVSDVELKRRYKVLYPKPTKYQQATADEMFKLLQSGGEDADAIRRKLLARMGDVSEFMKGVKQRFSVWYNRSHQRYGTLWAERFKSVLVEGAGNPLQTMAAYIDLNPVRAGLVNDPKDYRFCGYAEAVVGEVAAKRGLIRIWSDHGAKRIDSALRVHRRLIFGQRASDVQLSEQARGTALKVLEQEDGCLPKSTILRCRVRYFTDGAILGTAEFVRGFSGTLQAERRLKRAPKAHALKGADWGDLAVIQGLRTRVFG, from the coding sequence ATGAGAACGCGTCGATTGAAAGTAGGGGGTAGGGATGCGGTGTATCATTGCATGACTCGCACTGTGAATGGGGAGCTTCTGTTTAAGGATCGAGAGAAGGAGGTCTTGCGTAAGATGATCCGTCAGGTGGCGGACTTCTGTGGAGTGGAAGTGCTGACTTATTGTATAATGTCGAACCACTTTCATGTGCTTGTGCGTGTGCCGAATGTGGATTCTGTTTCAGATGTAGAATTGAAGCGTCGCTACAAAGTGCTTTATCCAAAACCGACGAAATATCAGCAGGCGACGGCGGATGAGATGTTTAAGCTTCTGCAGTCCGGGGGCGAGGATGCGGACGCGATACGTCGCAAATTGTTGGCCCGAATGGGGGACGTTTCTGAGTTTATGAAGGGGGTGAAACAGCGCTTTTCAGTTTGGTATAATCGCTCTCATCAGCGCTACGGCACTTTGTGGGCGGAGCGCTTTAAGTCAGTGTTGGTTGAAGGTGCGGGGAACCCCTTGCAGACGATGGCTGCTTATATCGATCTGAATCCTGTTCGGGCTGGGCTGGTAAATGATCCGAAGGATTACCGCTTTTGCGGTTATGCAGAGGCGGTCGTTGGGGAGGTCGCGGCGAAGCGAGGCTTAATTCGTATCTGGAGTGACCATGGAGCGAAGCGGATCGATTCGGCTCTTAGAGTGCATCGTAGGTTGATTTTTGGTCAACGTGCTTCGGATGTGCAGTTAAGTGAACAGGCGAGGGGCACTGCCTTGAAAGTTTTGGAGCAGGAGGATGGCTGTCTGCCTAAATCGACGATTCTGCGGTGTCGTGTGCGTTACTTCACAGATGGCGCTATCTTGGGCACGGCTGAGTTTGTGAGGGGCTTTTCCGGCACCTTGCAAGCTGAACGACGGCTAAAACGTGCTCCAAAGGCGCATGCTCTTAAGGGCGCGGATTGGGGGGATCTTGCGGTGATTCAAGGCCTGCGAACGCGAGTGTTTGGTTAG
- a CDS encoding PEP-CTERM sorting domain-containing protein (PEP-CTERM proteins occur, often in large numbers, in the proteomes of bacteria that also encode an exosortase, a predicted intramembrane cysteine proteinase. The presence of a PEP-CTERM domain at a protein's C-terminus predicts cleavage within the sorting domain, followed by covalent anchoring to some some component of the (usually Gram-negative) cell surface. Many PEP-CTERM proteins exhibit an unusual sequence composition that includes large numbers of potential glycosylation sites. Expression of one such protein has been shown restore the ability of a bacterium to form floc, a type of biofilm.) — translation MLNFKKTSILLAGVALSAVSAQAYIVVNFTGDMNLNVPGGNADFYDGSTWVYSLEFSATEYQAIGDFVGIVSNSATLTISGASDPMYDGTINIVDVLHSDFAILPNVGGSIYGLVSAGLTNGEFELDDPVPYLSGLTPSGASVLEAAPNIGDPVLAEHFDGITGLESNAVYIATASGPGASEYTFGNVSISVVPEPSSYALITGVLVLAVSMRRHR, via the coding sequence ATGCTAAATTTCAAGAAAACGTCTATCCTACTCGCTGGCGTAGCATTGTCTGCAGTCTCGGCACAGGCTTACATCGTTGTTAACTTTACAGGCGATATGAATCTAAACGTTCCGGGAGGAAACGCTGATTTCTATGATGGTTCAACTTGGGTTTATAGTTTAGAATTCAGTGCTACTGAGTATCAAGCAATTGGTGATTTCGTTGGCATTGTCTCGAACTCAGCAACTTTAACTATTAGCGGAGCCAGTGATCCGATGTATGATGGGACCATCAACATTGTTGATGTCCTACATTCAGACTTTGCGATTCTTCCCAACGTAGGTGGAAGCATTTACGGACTGGTATCGGCGGGCCTAACAAACGGTGAATTCGAGTTGGACGATCCTGTGCCATACCTATCTGGTTTAACTCCTTCTGGAGCATCGGTTCTAGAAGCGGCTCCGAATATAGGCGATCCTGTCCTCGCCGAACATTTCGACGGCATTACAGGACTGGAAAGCAACGCTGTTTATATTGCAACCGCTTCAGGGCCGGGGGCGAGTGAATATACCTTCGGCAATGTTTCGATTAGCGTCGTGCCAGAACCTTCCAGCTACGCACTAATCACGGGTGTTCTGGTCCTAGCGGTATCGATGCGGCGCCACAGATAG
- a CDS encoding LysR family transcriptional regulator: MIPQLRSFLAVLEEGSLHRAADRLNISQSALSRQMQALEHEVGGALLNRSSTGVQATPGGRALAERTQQLLESYDANLRDVRRIIRGDDQELRIGYLGSAFEDHFAPALEAFSRLKPETKVKLIDLFPSEQIIELRRGNLDMALTLELGNLLGRDFHTKKVAEVSSVVCLASEHPLASRQTIALAELKDETFLIASDSEHFGLRRRMTQLCQTFGKFRPKISGTSEDLSDAFTAVANEGFVVVMPAFLRDQKRPGMVIIPVCDEGATWDLIVAWHKGDSAKPLRTLLDTLS; the protein is encoded by the coding sequence ATGATTCCGCAGCTTCGCTCCTTTTTGGCAGTCCTCGAAGAAGGTAGTCTGCATCGCGCTGCGGACCGGCTAAATATTTCGCAGTCTGCGCTCTCGCGTCAGATGCAGGCACTTGAGCATGAAGTCGGTGGCGCCCTTCTTAATCGGAGTTCAACGGGAGTTCAGGCAACTCCGGGCGGGCGAGCGCTTGCTGAACGGACGCAGCAACTGCTTGAGAGCTACGACGCAAACCTTCGTGATGTTCGCCGAATTATTAGGGGTGATGATCAGGAATTGCGAATCGGTTATCTTGGATCCGCATTTGAGGATCACTTTGCACCTGCATTAGAGGCATTTAGCCGACTGAAACCTGAAACCAAAGTAAAATTAATCGATCTCTTTCCGAGTGAACAGATCATCGAATTGCGTCGAGGGAATCTGGATATGGCTTTGACTTTGGAACTCGGAAACCTGCTGGGGCGGGATTTTCACACGAAGAAGGTCGCTGAGGTCAGTAGCGTTGTTTGCCTTGCATCTGAACATCCTCTGGCTTCCCGGCAGACGATAGCGCTTGCTGAATTAAAGGACGAGACCTTCCTCATCGCCTCCGACTCGGAGCATTTCGGCTTACGTCGTCGGATGACTCAGTTGTGTCAGACTTTCGGGAAATTCAGGCCGAAAATTTCAGGCACTTCCGAGGACCTATCCGATGCTTTTACGGCGGTTGCTAATGAAGGATTTGTCGTGGTGATGCCGGCATTTCTCCGAGACCAGAAGCGACCAGGTATGGTGATCATACCAGTTTGCGATGAGGGGGCCACTTGGGATTTAATCGTTGCTTGGCATAAAGGTGATTCTGCGAAGCCATTGCGCACTCTATTAGACACTTTATCTTAG